The Kribbella jejuensis region GGCGGGTCCACGACCACGCCACGTTCGACGTCGATCGGACCGGGCGCGGCGATGCCCACCCCGGTCACGCGCTCGCGCGGCGCACCCGACGCGACGACGACGTCCTCGATCGTCTTGGCGATCCCGTCGATCAGCGGGTCGGGGTCGTCGGCGTACTGGTCGACCACTCGCCGCGCGACCACCTCGCCGGTCAGGTCCAGCAGTACGACGGTGACGACCGACGGGTCGAGGTGGACGCCGACGGCGTACCGGCCGGTGGGTTCGAGTTCGAGGAGCGTCCGTGGTTTGCCGAGGCCCGCGCCGCGGAGCCGGCCCGCCTCGCGGACCAGGCCGGCGTCGAGCAGCCGGCGGGCGATGTTCGAGATCGCCTGCCCGGACAGGCCGGTCGCCTCGGCGAGCTCGACCCGGCTGAGCTGTTCGCTGCGGCGGATCGCGTCCAGGACGACGGCATCGTTGAAGTCCCCGACCCGATCGAGGTTCGTCCCCCGTCTAGCCATGGGGGTCTGCGCCCCACGGCTGCGACCAGTCGTACTCGACCAGCTCGTCGCCAGAGCGCCAGGTCGTCGGCGTGGTGTTCACCAGCCAGTCCGTCGGCTCGATGCCGCCCGGGTCGCCGCCGTCGAGCGCGAGCCGGATGCCGGCGCGCAGCGCGCGGTCCGTTTCGGGGGTTCTTGCGGCCGGGTCGATCGACAGGAACAGCGCCGTACCGGAACGCGCGATCAGGTCGAGGAAGCGCGCGTTCAGCTCCCACGGCGTCTGCGGAGTACACGGGACGCAGTCGGCGTCGACGGTGAAGAACCGGTTGTGTTGCGGGAGGCGGAACGCGAGCGTGTTGACGCCCATCTTGCGGGTCCGTTCCCAGTCGCGGCCGGAGGTGTCGTCGCCGATCCGCTGGATGTCGACGAGGCCAGCGGCGAGGTGGCCGACGGTGTTGCAGCCGATCACCAGCAGGTCGCTCGCGGCGGTCCGGATCTCACGGTACAAGTCCAGGATGATCTCGGCGGTCGTGCGGCTCGGGTCGTGGAACTGCCAGCCGTCGGCGGTCAGGCGCGAGCCCATGGCCGGGCCGAAGTTGCCGAAGACGTCGTACGTGCTGAAGTCGTGCTTGACGAGTTCGAAACCCCAGGACCGGAAGCGATGCAGGTCGGAACGTAAACCGTCCAGTACTTCGGGGTGGGTGGGGTCCAGGGCGCGGCCTGGTTTGTCGTGCGGGACCTTGGACGCCAGCGGGGACGGCTCACGGACCAGGAGGGGACGGAACCAGATCCCCGGGCGGGCGCCGATGTCCTTGATCGCGGAGGCTGTGGCGGCCAGGTCGTCGAAGACACCGGGGATGCCGCGGTCCCACGGGCCGCCGGAGCAGACGCCGCCCGGGTACCAGCCGTCGTCGACGACGCTGAACGGCTTGACCGGGTGCCCGTCGGCGAGCTCGACGATCGTCGACGCGTCCTTGAGGACAGCCTTCTCGTCGAAGTTCTCGCCGTAGGCGTAGTACCAGTTATTGGCCCCGACCACCGGCGCGGGCTCAGGTCGCGCCGGTGGCCGGGTGCTCATGGAGGCGACCGCTGCGTTCAGCGTCTGCCAGGGAGTACCCCCGTCGTCGAATCGTCGCACGACTGCTGCTGCCAGCCTACGACCGCCCAGGTGAACGGGCCCGCCGCCGTTGCGCAGATCCAGCCAGAGCGTGTACCCGTCGCCGTCGACCGTCCAAGCGCAGAACGTGTTCGGCTGTACGTCGACACCCATGCCGAACGTGCCTGCTCCCGAGTGCACGAGGAAGTACCACGGCAGCAGCCGCTCGGGCTGCAGGTGCCGCCATTGCAGGTCGCCGTACGAACGCTCCCACGCGTCGCCGAGGATCAGGGCGTCGGCCGGGAGCTTGTCCGACCAGCGCAGCGCGACCCGGGAGACGCGTTCCGCGGTGACCTCGACGACTCCGTCGTTCCAGCTGATCTCGACGCCCGCGCGGGCCGGGCTGACCAAGCCGGCCGAGGCGTCCGAGCGGTCCGTCTGGACGAAGAAGGCGGTGGGTTCTCTCATTTCCCCAGAGACTTTAGTTAGTGCCTCTCGGGCCGGTCAAGGCGGACACCGCCGCGACGAGACGGTCGACGTCCGACTGGTCGTTGTACGGCGCGAGGCCCGCGCGGACGGCGCCCGCCGCGCCGAGGCCGAGCTGCCGGGCCGGCTCGTACGCGTAGAACGAACCTGCCGGGGCGTTCACGCCGGCCTTCGCAAGGTGGTCGGCGATCGCCGACGGCTCATGTCCTTCGAGCGTGAACAGCAGGGTCGGCGTGCGGTTCGCGGCGTGACCGTACAGCGTGATGCCAGGGATCGCGGCGAGCCGTGCCTCCAGGTCGTCGCGGAGCGCGTCCTCGTGTGTCTCGACGAGTTGGAGCGAGTTGATCAGGCGCTCGCGGCGGGTGCTCCCTGAGCCGCCGAGGCTCGCGATGAACTCGACCGCGGCCGTCGTACCGGCGAGCAGCTCGTACGGCAGTGTCCCGAACTCGAACCGCTCGGGCACGACGTCCGTCGACGGCAGCAGCTTGTCGGGCTTCAGCGTCTCGAGCAGCTCCGGCGCAGCGGTCAGCACACCGAGGTGCGGGCCGAAGAACTTGTACGGCGAGCACACGTAGAAGTCGGCGTACCGCGCGTCGACCGGCGCGTGCGCGGTCAGGTGCACGCCGTCGACGTAGACGAGCGCGCCCACAGCGTGGGCCTGGTCGGCGATCTTCTGCGTGTCGGGGCGGGTGCCGAGGAGGTTGGAGGCGGCCGTGACGGCGACGAGGCGGGTGCGGTCCGTCAGCAGTGGAGCGATGTCGTCGAGCTCGGATGTCTCAGGGTCGAAGCCGAGCCACTTGAGCGTGG contains the following coding sequences:
- a CDS encoding cysteine desulfurase-like protein, translated to MSASEPAFDIVAVRKQFPALEEGAAHFDGPGGSQTPQAVADAVAATMTSALANRGQLTPAERRADETVVNARQAMADLLGTTGQGIVFGRSMTQLTYDFSRTLAKTWRPGDEVIVTRLDHDANVRPWVQAAEAAGATLKWLGFDPETSELDDIAPLLTDRTRLVAVTAASNLLGTRPDTQKIADQAHAVGALVYVDGVHLTAHAPVDARYADFYVCSPYKFFGPHLGVLTAAPELLETLKPDKLLPSTDVVPERFEFGTLPYELLAGTTAAVEFIASLGGSGSTRRERLINSLQLVETHEDALRDDLEARLAAIPGITLYGHAANRTPTLLFTLEGHEPSAIADHLAKAGVNAPAGSFYAYEPARQLGLGAAGAVRAGLAPYNDQSDVDRLVAAVSALTGPRGTN